CCTCGCCGCGGACGACGCGCGGCCCGGCGTGCACCTGCTCGCCCGGCCCGGCGAGATCAGCGCGGACGAGCTGGCCGCGATCACCGGCGGCGAGCCCGCCCCGTACTCGCCCTACGGCGTGCACCTGGACGCGGGCGACCCCGGTGAGCTGGAGCCGGTCCGCCAGCACCTGGCCGCCGTGCAGGACGAGGGCAGCCAGCTGGTCGCGATCGCGCTCAGCCGCGTCCCGGTCACCGGGTCCGACCAGCGCTGGCTCGACCTGTGCGCGGGCCCCGGCGGCAAGGCGAACCTGCTCGGCTCCCTGGTGGCGATCCAGGGCGGCACCCTCGACGCCGTCGAACAGGCCGAGCACCGCGCGAAGCTGGTCCGCCAGGCCACCGAGGGCCTTCCGGTCACGGTGCACGTCGGCGACGGCCGCGACCCCGAGCTGCCGGAGGGCGCCTTCGACCGCGTGCTGGTGGACGCCCCGTGCACCGGCCTCGGCGCGCTCCGCAGGCGCCCGGAAGCGCGCTGGCGCCGCAAGCCCGAGGACGTCGGCGGGCTGACCAAGATCCAGCGCGAACTGCTGCGCTCGGCGTTCCGGCTGGTCCGGCCGGGCGGCGTGGTCGGCTACGTCGTCTGCTCCCCGCACCTGTCCGAGACCGTGGGCATCTCCGTCGACGCCGCGCGCCGCGCCGACTTCGAGGTGCTGGACGCGCGGGAGTACTTCCCCGGCGTGCCCGAGCTGGGCGACGGCCCGTACGTGCAGCTGTGGCCGCACCGGCACGGCACCGACGCGATGTTCTGTGCTCTGTTCCGCCGCCCGGAGCAGTAGCAGCGCTGTTTTCGAGCGCTACTCGTGACCACACCGTCACCTATCAATAGGTAAGGGGATGAACAAGCTGGTGCCGTTCCCGCTCGCGGTCTTCGCCACGGACGCGGAGTGCGCCGACTGGCTGCGTGACCGCCTGGCTCAACGCGAACAGGGGTCTGTGTAGGGCAGCTGGGGAACGGTTTCCCGCCACAGTTCGGGGGTGAGCACACCACGGGTCTGCGCGCACACCCGGTCGGCCACCCGCCCCGCGTCCAGGGTCCACAGCCGTGCCGAGCCGTCCGAGCTGGTCGTGGCCAGGCTCCGTCCGTCGGGGCTGAAGATGACCGACCAGATCAGGTCGTGGTGCCCGGTGAAGGTCAGCCGGTCCCCGGTGTCGAGGTTCCAGATCCGGACGACGTGGTCGGAGCCGGAGGCGGCGAGGCGGCGGCCGTCCGGGCTGAACGCCACCCCGGTGGTGGTCTCGCCGTGCCGGGTCAGCACCGGGCCCGGCCGGGGGTGGAGGCGGTCGGTGATGTCCCACAGCCGGATCGTCCGGTCGCTGGCCGAGGTCGCCAGCGACCGGCCGTCCGGGCTGAACGCCCCCGTCCACACGGGCCCCGTGTGCTCGGTGAGCGGCTGACCGAGCTGTTTCGGAGCGGCGGGGTTCGCCATGTCCCACAGCCGCACGGTCCGATCCGGGCCACTGGTGACCAGGGTCCCGCCCCGCGGGTCGAAGTCAGCCCACACCGCGCCTTCGTGGACGCCGCCGAGGGAGCGCGGGCGCAGCGGGTCGGTGGTGTCCCACAGCCGCACGTCCTTGCCGTAGACCGCGGTGGCCATCGTGCGTCCGTCCGGGCTGAACGCGACCTTCCACGCAGTCTCGCCCCCGCCGACGTCCAGTTGTGCGGCGAGCCTGGCGTTCGCGGGGTCGCTCACGTCCCAGAACACCACCCTGCGGTCGTCCCCGGAGGTGGCGAGCAAGCGGCTGCCCGGGACGAAGGCGGCCGACCGGACGACGCCGGTGTGGCCGGTGAGCGGTTGGCCCAAAGCTTTGGGGTGCAACGGATCCCGCGCGTCCCACAGGCGAACCGTCAGGTCCTCGCCCGCGGTGGCGAGCACGTAGTCGGACGAGCGGATGGCCGCGGCGTGCACGCTGGCCGTGTGGCCGGTGAGCAGTCCGGGCGGCTGGGCCCAGAACCGCAGCGCGGCGTCCTCGCCCCCGGTCACCAGGACGTTCCCCGCCGCCCGGGTGACCACGGCGTACACCACGCC
The window above is part of the Allokutzneria albata genome. Proteins encoded here:
- a CDS encoding RsmB/NOP family class I SAM-dependent RNA methyltransferase produces the protein MTFNQPRRRGGSRNSGPPRGRSEAPRRPPELDPARVAALETLRAVRERDAYANLVLPKLLRERRITGRDAALATELGYGTSRAQGLLDAVLAACADRPLSEVDGRVLDVLRLGAYQLLRTRIPAHAAVASSVDMVRVEAGGGAGGFANAVLRKVAQQNEQQWVEQLAPPADTDPIGNLALRTAHPKWIAQSFADALGGARGELADALAADDARPGVHLLARPGEISADELAAITGGEPAPYSPYGVHLDAGDPGELEPVRQHLAAVQDEGSQLVAIALSRVPVTGSDQRWLDLCAGPGGKANLLGSLVAIQGGTLDAVEQAEHRAKLVRQATEGLPVTVHVGDGRDPELPEGAFDRVLVDAPCTGLGALRRRPEARWRRKPEDVGGLTKIQRELLRSAFRLVRPGGVVGYVVCSPHLSETVGISVDAARRADFEVLDAREYFPGVPELGDGPYVQLWPHRHGTDAMFCALFRRPEQ